The DNA segment TCACCTTGGCCGTGCCGCTGGTCAGGTCCACGGCCACCTCCGTGACGCCGGGGGTATTGCGGAGCGCCTTGTCGACGTGGCGGACACAGCCGCCGCAGGTCATGCCGGTCACGCGATAGGTATGGGTGTTCATGGATTCTCCGAAGAGTTCAGGCCCGCAGCTCCGTGAGCGCAGGCAGGCGTTCAGCCTCGTTGAGCAGGGTCTCCATCAGGTTGCAGCCGAGATCGCTGCTCTGACCGTCCGGCGTCCCCAGGGTGATGCGGAGGATCTCCACCAGCAGCTGGATCTCCGCGAGCCGGCCCTCCAGGACGCGGAGCTTGCCGCCCAGGGCGTCGCGCACATGGGCGCAGGGGGCGCTGTCCTGGCGCAGGGCCCGCAGCAGCTCCTGGATCTCGTCCAGCGTGAAGCCCGCGGCCTGGGAGGCCTTCAGGATCCGCACCCACTGGATGGCCTGGGGCGGGAAGAGGCGGTAGCCCTTGGGCGACCGGGGCAGGTCGCCAAAGACGCCGGCATCCGCATAGAAGCGCAGGTTCCGGGCGGTCAGGCCCGAGCGGGCCGCAAGCTGGCCGATCTTCAGCAGACGCTGGGCGGGGGGCGCGGAGGCCGGGGTGGGACGGAAGTCGGCGACGGTCGACATGGGAACCTCCCAAAGGCGAACACCCCCAGCTTAAGCCTCCAGTTACATGGAAGCTCAAGGATAAAATCACAAAAAACTATATGCGCTGAGAGCGATGGATATGCAGGTGCAGCAGCGTCACGGCCGCCGGGGTGACCCCGGGGATCCGGCTGGCCTGCCCAAGGGTCTCGGGGCGATGCAATGCAAGCTTTTCCAATACTTCCTTGGAAAGTCCGTGCAGATGCTCGATGCGGAAGTCCGCCGGGATCCGCACATGGTCCCAGGCCCGGTGGCCCTCCAGGAGGCGGGCCTCCCGCTCCCGGTAGGGGGCGTAGCGCAGGTCGAAGAGCAGCAGGTCCCGCTCCCAGGCAGGGTTCCAACCCGCCTGCGGCTCGGCCCACCCCGCCAGAAGGGTCAGGCACGCATCGGCTTCGGCGGGGCCCATGTGCTGGCGACGCAGCAGGTCCGACAGGGCCAGGCCCGCGTCCAGCCGCAGGCCCGCCGCGGCGGCGATGGACCCGAAGGGGCTGGTCTGGGTCACCCAGGCCGCATCGCACTGGGCGCGCAGGCGCTCCCGCCGGTCGATCCTGGCCTCCACCAGGGCCAGTTCCCCGACGGTCAGGGCTCCCACCTCCCGGGCCACGCCCAGGAGCCGGGCGTCCGCCACATCGCAGGCCAGGCCCAGCCGGTGCTCCGCCCGGGCCGTGAGCATGCGGTAGGGCTCGTCCGTGCCCTTGGTGACGAGGTCGTCGACCATCACGCCCAGGTAGGCCTGGTCCCGGCCCAGCACGACGGGCTCCTGGCCCCGCAACCAGCGCACGGCGTTGAGGCCCGCCAGCAGGCCCTGGCCCGCGGCCTCCTCATAGCCGGTGGTGCCGTTGATCTGGCCCGCGAACCAGACCCCCTCCAGGCTCTCCACCGAGAGATCCCGGCGCAGCTGCAGGGGGTCGAAGCTGTCGTACTCGATGGCATAGCCGGGGCGCAGGATCTCGGCCCCTTTGAAGCCGGGCAGGCTTCGCACCATGCGGAGCTGCACGTCCGGCGGCATGGAGGTGGACAGGCCCGCCAGGTAGATCTCCTCAGTCTCGAGGCTCTCGGGTTCCACGAAGATCTGGTGCCGCCCCTTGTCGGGGAACTTCACGAACTTGTCCTCGATGGACGGACAGTAGCGGGGCCCGACGCCCTCGATGTGGCCCCCGTAGAGGCTCGATTTCGGCAGGTTCTCCCGCACGATGGCCTCGGTCTCCGCCGTGGTGTGGACGATGTGGCAGGGCACCTGGGGCTGGGGGATCTCCCGGCTGAAGAAGCTGAAGGGCCGGGGCGGGTCGTCTCCCGGCTGGACCTCGAGCCGGCTGAAGTCGATGGAGGCCCGCGCCAGCCGGGGGCTCGTGCCGGTCTTCAGGCGGCGGTTCCGGAGGCCCAGGGCCTTGAGCTGGTCCGCCAGGTGGGTGCTGGCGGGCTCCCCGGCCCGACCCGCCTCCAGGCGGCGCTCGCCGATGAGGATGCGCCCGTTGAGGAAGGTGCCGCTGGTGACCACCACCGCGTCGCAGGGCAGGACGGAACCATCCAGCAGCTCCACGCCCCGCAGGCCCCGGGTGCCCCCCGCCCAGAGGATCGCCGTGGCCATGCCCTGCCGCAGCTTGAGGTTCGGCAGGTGCTCCAGGAGCCGGCGGGCGGCACTGCGGTACTTCACCTTGTCCGCCTGGGCCCGGGGGCCGCGTACGGCCACGCCGCGGCTTTCATTGAGGATGCGGAAATGGATGCCCGTGGCGTCGATGAGTCGGCCCATGGCCCCGCCCAGCGCATCCAGCTCGCGCACCATGTGGCCCTTGCCCACACCGCCGATGCTGGGGTTGCAGCTCATCTGGCCGATCTGGTCGAGGTTCATGGTGAGCAGCGTCGTGGCCATGCCCATGCGGGCAGCGATGTGCGCCGCCTCGATTCCCGCATGTCCGCCGCCAATGACCACCACCTGCTTCATCGCAGGACCTCCAGCCCGCCTTTGATGAGGGGAATCGAGGCCTCCCTCCTATCGCAGGCGACATCCAGTCGCCTGCTCCCGCGCTCCGCTTCGCGGAACCGCGGAGTCGGGACGATTCCCGCATGTCCGCCGCCAATGACCACCACCTGCTTCAAGCCATCCTCCGAGGGCTGTCAGGATACCCTCCCCAATCCGCGGCCACGGGACCCGCCTGGATGTGAGAAAATGGGGCCATGCGACCCCGTTTGAGCCCCGAGGAACGCCGTGACAGGCGAAAGCGCGCCATGCGGCGGTCCATGTTCGTGCTGCCCTCCAGCATCACCATGGCTTCGATTTTCTGCGGCTTCTCCAGCGTCGTCATGTCCATCAACGCCGCCGGGGCCACTCCGGAGCGCTTCTTCCTGTGGGCCGCCGGCCTGCTGGTGCTGGCGGGGGTCTTCGACGGCCTGGATGGCCGCGTGGCCCGGGCCACCAACACCGCCACGGAGTTCGGCGTGCAGCTGGACAGCCTGGCGGACGTGGTCAGCTTCGGCATGGCCCCGGCCATCCTGGCCTACCGCTACGGGTTCTTCCAGCTGGGCATCCACGATTCCCACTTGCGGGCCGCGGGCTGGGCCGCCTGCTTCGTCTTCACGGCCTGCGGCGCCCTGCGCCTGGCCCGGTTCAACGTGCAGGTGGGGGCCGTGGACCCCCGCTACTTCGTGGGCCTGCCCATCCCCGCCGGGGCCGCCTGTGTGGCCTCCGTCATCATCTGGCGGCCCACGCCGCCGGCTTCCACCCTCCACGCCTACGCCTTCGCTGCGGAGCTCTTCCTCGTGGGTCTCCTGATGGTGTCCACCCTCCGCTTCCCCAGCTTCAAGAAGCGCGCGGGGAGCCCCCGGGCCGCCATGCTGACCAGCCTCACCATCGTGCTGATGTTCGCGATGCTGATCCTCTTCCAGCAGCGGTTCTTCGTGGGCTTCTTCGCGGCCTACATCACCCTGGGCCTCCTCCTGAACCTGGCCTGGAAGGCCGGCTGGCGGGGCATCGAGCCCCCCCGGGACGGGGCGGAGAACCTCGAGACCGTCCACTGACGGAAGGCCGCACCGGACCAGGAAGACGCTAGCTCAGGATCCCGGCGATGCAGGCGCTGAGGAAGTTGGCCAGGGTGCCCGCCAGCATGGCCCGCAGACCCAGGCGGGCCAAGTCGCCCCGGCGCTCGGGCACCAGGGCGCCGATGCCGCCCACCTGGATGGCGATGCTGCTGAAGTTGGCGAAGCCGCAGAGGGCGAAGGTGGAGATCAGCCGCGCCTTGGTGGACAGGTTGGTCATGGCGCCCAGGTCGAGGAAGGCCACGAATTCGTTCACCACCATGCGCTTGCCCAGCAGGGAACCCACCTGGCCCGCCTCGAGCCAGGGCACGCCCATGAGGTACGCGAAGGGCTTGAACGCCCCCCCCAGCACCAGCTCCAGACTGAAGCCCGGGTGGATGGCCTGCATCAGGCCGTTGATCAGGTAGATGAGGGCGATGAAGGCGATGAGCATCACCGCCACGTTGAAGGCCAGCTGGCCGCCCTCGAAGGCGCCCCGGGCGGCCGCGTCCAGCACGTTGGCGTCGTGGGTGGGGATGTCCACCTTCACCTCGCCCGCGGTCTCGGGGGCCTCGGTCTCGGGCTCCAGCAGCTTGGCCATCATCACCGCGCCGGGGGCAGTCATGATCACGGCCGTGAGGAGGTGCACGATGTCCACGTGAGCCACCTGCACGTAGGCCACCATGATGCTGCCGGACACGTGGGCCATGCCCGCCGTCATGATCAGCATCAGCTCACTGCGGGTCATGCGCGCCAGGAAGGGCCGGATGGTCAGCGGCGCCTCCGTCTGGCCCATGAGGATGCTGGCGGCCACGCTCACACTCTCGGCGCCGGACACCTTGAGGAAGCGGCCCATGGCCCGGGCCGCGGCGCTCACCACCCACTGCATGACGCCGATGTAGTAGAGCACCGCGAAGATCGAGGCCACGAAGATGATGGTGGGCAGGACCGCGAACGCGAACACCATGCCCACCTTGCTGCCGGGCCCGTCGG comes from the Geothrix edaphica genome and includes:
- a CDS encoding heavy-metal-associated domain-containing protein codes for the protein MNTHTYRVTGMTCGGCVRHVDKALRNTPGVTEVAVDLTSGTAKVTGTASFGALSAAVAEAGYQMTEPA
- a CDS encoding MerR family transcriptional regulator, with translation MSTVADFRPTPASAPPAQRLLKIGQLAARSGLTARNLRFYADAGVFGDLPRSPKGYRLFPPQAIQWVRILKASQAAGFTLDEIQELLRALRQDSAPCAHVRDALGGKLRVLEGRLAEIQLLVEILRITLGTPDGQSSDLGCNLMETLLNEAERLPALTELRA
- the mnmG gene encoding tRNA uridine-5-carboxymethylaminomethyl(34) synthesis enzyme MnmG, translated to MKQVVVIGGGHAGIEAAHIAARMGMATTLLTMNLDQIGQMSCNPSIGGVGKGHMVRELDALGGAMGRLIDATGIHFRILNESRGVAVRGPRAQADKVKYRSAARRLLEHLPNLKLRQGMATAILWAGGTRGLRGVELLDGSVLPCDAVVVTSGTFLNGRILIGERRLEAGRAGEPASTHLADQLKALGLRNRRLKTGTSPRLARASIDFSRLEVQPGDDPPRPFSFFSREIPQPQVPCHIVHTTAETEAIVRENLPKSSLYGGHIEGVGPRYCPSIEDKFVKFPDKGRHQIFVEPESLETEEIYLAGLSTSMPPDVQLRMVRSLPGFKGAEILRPGYAIEYDSFDPLQLRRDLSVESLEGVWFAGQINGTTGYEEAAGQGLLAGLNAVRWLRGQEPVVLGRDQAYLGVMVDDLVTKGTDEPYRMLTARAEHRLGLACDVADARLLGVAREVGALTVGELALVEARIDRRERLRAQCDAAWVTQTSPFGSIAAAAGLRLDAGLALSDLLRRQHMGPAEADACLTLLAGWAEPQAGWNPAWERDLLLFDLRYAPYREREARLLEGHRAWDHVRIPADFRIEHLHGLSKEVLEKLALHRPETLGQASRIPGVTPAAVTLLHLHIHRSQRI
- the pssA gene encoding CDP-diacylglycerol--serine O-phosphatidyltransferase, yielding MRRSMFVLPSSITMASIFCGFSSVVMSINAAGATPERFFLWAAGLLVLAGVFDGLDGRVARATNTATEFGVQLDSLADVVSFGMAPAILAYRYGFFQLGIHDSHLRAAGWAACFVFTACGALRLARFNVQVGAVDPRYFVGLPIPAGAACVASVIIWRPTPPASTLHAYAFAAELFLVGLLMVSTLRFPSFKKRAGSPRAAMLTSLTIVLMFAMLILFQQRFFVGFFAAYITLGLLLNLAWKAGWRGIEPPRDGAENLETVH
- a CDS encoding NupC/NupG family nucleoside CNT transporter gives rise to the protein MGRFIGLAGIVAFMAIAYVLSHKRSAIHWRTIAWGLGLQWIFALVVLKGATISSLLAFLPFPRGTGWVVLLLMFTPMLLRRFASYENKPLNWGLFAVIVLGLLRGNLVGSSFDQMRIVVEHLMTYAHAGASFVFGSLSDGPGSKVGMVFAFAVLPTIIFVASIFAVLYYIGVMQWVVSAAARAMGRFLKVSGAESVSVAASILMGQTEAPLTIRPFLARMTRSELMLIMTAGMAHVSGSIMVAYVQVAHVDIVHLLTAVIMTAPGAVMMAKLLEPETEAPETAGEVKVDIPTHDANVLDAAARGAFEGGQLAFNVAVMLIAFIALIYLINGLMQAIHPGFSLELVLGGAFKPFAYLMGVPWLEAGQVGSLLGKRMVVNEFVAFLDLGAMTNLSTKARLISTFALCGFANFSSIAIQVGGIGALVPERRGDLARLGLRAMLAGTLANFLSACIAGILS